In Marmota flaviventris isolate mMarFla1 chromosome 17, mMarFla1.hap1, whole genome shotgun sequence, a single genomic region encodes these proteins:
- the LOC114101900 gene encoding keratin-associated protein 4-2-like, with protein sequence MCNSCCGSCCSGQGCGCCQPRCCQTTCCRTTCCRPSCCVSSCCSPCCGGSSGCGGSSGCGSCCCCPTCLQTICCRTTCCRPSCCGSSCCSPCCGGGSSGCGSCCCQPICCRTTCCRTTCCRPSCCGSSCCSSYCGGSSGCEGSSGCGSCCCRPCCCVSTYCHPCCCRPICYRTTCCPPNYCGSC encoded by the coding sequence ATGTGCAACTCCTGTTGTGGCTCCTGCTGCTCTGGCCAGGGGTGTGGCTGCTGCCAGCCCAGGTGCTGCCAGACCACCTGCTGCAGGACCACCTGCTGCCGCCCCAGCTGCTGTGTCTCCAGCTGCTGCAGCCCCTGCTGTGGTGGCTCCAGTGGCTGTGGAGGTTCTAGTGGTTgtggctcctgctgctgctgtcccACTTGCCTCCAGACCATCTGCTGCAGGACTACCTGCTGCCGCCCCAGCTGCTGTGGGTCCAGCTGCTGCAGCCCCTGCTGTGGTGGGGGCTCCAGTGGCTGTGGCTCCTGCTGCTGCCAGCCCATCTGCTGTAGGACCACCTGCTGCAGGACCACCTGCTGCCGCCCCAGCTGCTGTGGCTCCAGCTGCTGCAGCTCCTACTGTGGTGGCTCCAGTGGCTGTGAAGGTTCCAGTGGCTGTGGCTCCTGCTGCTGTCGCCCCTGCTGCTGTGTCTCCACTTACTGCCACCCTTGCTGCTGCCGCCCCATCTGCTATAGGACCACCTGCTGCCCCCCCAATTACTGTGGCTCCTGTTGA